From the genome of Geothrix sp. 21YS21S-4, one region includes:
- a CDS encoding S46 family peptidase: MRLTALAMSLASVLALPALRADEGMWTFDNVPAPKIKAKYGWAPGQAWLDHVRLSAVRFPGGSGSFVSKDGLVLTNHHVGHHWTQLVSDAQHDYVKNGFVAAGRDQEIKVPGLALLTLVEVENVTAQVEKAVPSGADDQAAAKAKSDALAALAKEQTARTGLDCQPVILYQGGQSWIYRYKKHTDVRLVMSPEYGVAAFGKDWDNFSWPRHDLDFSLFRVYENGKPYAPPHHLAWGKGAGYGDLVFTVGHPGRTSRLETLAQMEAKRDVTNPLALRGLDRGRTALHAYAAQGEEQARTVSDQLMSLENAYKVVAGETDGLKDVAAMAKVAAAEKELRAKVAADPKLQALAGDSWSRIAEAVAQQGAFAKEASVAAALRTSVLGIALPLHRYASERAKPADQRSPEYRDEKALEALKATLKRQPAEEVAAGTLVLQIALAGALDELGPDHPLTRQLLDGKTPKAAAKALSAGSRLADPAVRTALADGDPRAILESGDPALVVARGLSARLEEVQRKQRALQAVVSEHLARIAKARFAVYGTSAYPDATFTLRLSYGAIETYPSAGTLAQPFTTFAGMYDRAAAWGPKAEGGSWEVPQRWLARRAALDLFTPYNFISTNDIIGGNSGSPVVDKRGELVGLAFDGNIESNAGRYYFDARVNRCLSVDVRAIVEALDKVYDAKHLVAELTGK, translated from the coding sequence CTCGCCCTTCCCGCGCTGCGGGCGGACGAGGGGATGTGGACCTTCGACAACGTCCCCGCTCCCAAGATCAAGGCCAAGTACGGGTGGGCGCCGGGCCAGGCGTGGCTGGACCACGTGCGCCTGTCGGCGGTGCGCTTTCCCGGCGGGTCGGGCTCCTTCGTCAGCAAGGACGGGCTGGTGCTCACCAACCACCACGTGGGCCACCACTGGACCCAGCTCGTCTCCGACGCCCAGCACGACTACGTGAAGAACGGCTTCGTCGCTGCGGGACGGGACCAGGAGATCAAGGTTCCGGGCCTCGCGCTGCTCACGCTCGTGGAGGTGGAGAACGTCACCGCGCAGGTGGAGAAGGCCGTGCCCAGCGGCGCGGATGACCAGGCCGCCGCCAAGGCCAAGTCGGACGCGCTCGCCGCCCTCGCGAAGGAGCAGACCGCGCGGACGGGCCTGGACTGCCAGCCGGTCATCCTCTACCAGGGCGGCCAGTCCTGGATCTACCGCTACAAGAAGCACACCGACGTGCGCCTGGTGATGTCCCCGGAATACGGCGTGGCCGCCTTCGGCAAGGACTGGGACAACTTCAGCTGGCCGCGCCACGACCTGGATTTCAGCCTCTTCCGCGTCTACGAGAACGGCAAGCCCTACGCGCCGCCCCACCACCTCGCCTGGGGGAAAGGTGCGGGCTACGGCGACCTGGTGTTCACCGTGGGCCACCCCGGCCGCACCTCGCGGCTGGAGACCCTGGCCCAGATGGAGGCCAAGCGCGACGTGACGAATCCTCTCGCTTTGCGCGGGCTGGACCGCGGCCGTACCGCCCTCCACGCCTACGCCGCCCAGGGCGAGGAACAGGCCCGCACGGTCTCCGACCAACTCATGAGCCTGGAGAACGCCTACAAGGTGGTTGCGGGCGAGACCGATGGGCTGAAGGACGTCGCGGCCATGGCCAAGGTGGCGGCGGCGGAGAAGGAGCTGCGGGCCAAGGTCGCGGCGGATCCCAAGCTGCAGGCCCTGGCCGGGGACAGCTGGAGCCGCATCGCGGAGGCCGTCGCCCAGCAGGGCGCCTTCGCCAAGGAGGCGTCCGTGGCGGCCGCGCTCCGCACCAGCGTCCTGGGCATCGCCCTGCCGCTGCACCGCTACGCCTCCGAGCGGGCGAAGCCCGCCGACCAGCGGTCGCCCGAGTACCGCGATGAAAAGGCGCTGGAGGCCCTCAAGGCGACGCTGAAGCGCCAACCCGCGGAGGAAGTGGCCGCTGGGACCCTGGTGCTCCAGATCGCCCTGGCCGGCGCCCTGGACGAGCTGGGCCCGGATCATCCCCTGACCCGCCAGCTGCTCGACGGGAAGACGCCCAAGGCCGCCGCGAAGGCCCTGTCCGCTGGGTCGCGTCTCGCCGATCCCGCCGTCCGGACGGCCCTGGCCGACGGCGATCCCCGCGCGATCCTCGAAAGCGGGGACCCCGCGCTGGTGGTGGCCCGGGGCCTGTCCGCGCGGCTGGAGGAGGTCCAGCGGAAGCAGCGGGCGCTCCAGGCCGTCGTCTCCGAGCACCTGGCGCGGATCGCCAAGGCCCGGTTCGCGGTCTACGGCACCTCGGCCTATCCGGACGCCACCTTCACCCTGCGGCTGTCCTACGGCGCCATCGAGACCTACCCGAGCGCGGGCACCCTGGCCCAGCCCTTCACGACCTTCGCGGGGATGTACGATCGCGCCGCCGCCTGGGGGCCGAAGGCCGAGGGCGGTTCCTGGGAGGTGCCGCAGCGCTGGTTGGCCCGCCGCGCTGCGCTCGACTTGTTCACGCCCTACAACTTCATCTCCACGAACGACATCATCGGCGGCAACTCCGGCAGTCCCGTGGTGGACAAGCGCGGCGAGCTGGTGGGCCTGGCCTTCGACGGCAACATCGAGAGCAACGCCGGCCGCTACTACTTCGACGCCCGCGTGAACCGCTGCCTGTCCGTGGACGTCCGCGCCATCGTCGAAGCCCTCGACAAGGTCTACGACGCCAAGCACCTCGTCGCCGAGCTGACGGGGAAGTGA
- a CDS encoding Crp/Fnr family transcriptional regulator, with translation MPVPMTLDQIRSFALAEIKALTLVHPEIRPLLYREGEWLFQESDASNKVFIVLRGTYAVEKEASGLVLDEVTCDAGHFAIVGEMAYLGGQSRTASVRARTECHVLVLVPAHLETVMERFPMLTRVICRQFALRLKAANETIQELRADLAYHGHGVERPVVRDAKAHLIVPGSWNQKVGRKGTTLCGLRIPSSESLLNTGERVDYCPECEEALARGEHWGKV, from the coding sequence ATGCCCGTGCCGATGACGCTCGACCAGATCCGCTCCTTCGCCCTGGCGGAGATCAAGGCCCTGACCCTCGTCCATCCCGAGATCCGGCCGCTCCTCTACCGCGAGGGCGAGTGGCTGTTCCAGGAATCGGACGCCTCCAACAAGGTGTTCATCGTCCTTCGCGGCACCTACGCGGTGGAGAAGGAAGCCTCGGGCCTGGTGCTCGACGAGGTCACCTGCGACGCGGGACATTTCGCCATCGTGGGCGAGATGGCCTACCTGGGCGGGCAGAGCCGCACCGCCTCCGTCCGCGCCCGCACCGAATGCCACGTCCTGGTGTTGGTGCCCGCGCACCTGGAGACAGTTATGGAGCGGTTCCCCATGCTGACGCGCGTCATCTGCCGCCAGTTCGCCCTCCGCTTGAAGGCGGCGAACGAGACCATCCAGGAACTCCGGGCCGACCTCGCCTACCACGGCCACGGCGTCGAGCGCCCCGTGGTGCGGGACGCCAAGGCCCACCTGATCGTCCCCGGCAGCTGGAACCAGAAAGTGGGCCGCAAGGGCACCACCCTCTGCGGCCTGCGGATCCCCAGCAGCGAGTCCCTCCTGAACACCGGCGAACGCGTGGACTACTGCCCCGAATGCGAAGAGGCCCTGGCCCGAGGCGAGCACTGGGGAAAGGTCTGA
- a CDS encoding DUF2200 domain-containing protein, with product MSTRPISQLLFTTVYPLYVQKAERKNRTKEEVDAIICWLTGYTRDDLVRYANVNINFQAFFDQAPAIHPKSSEIKGVVCGVRVEEIQDPITQKIRWLDKLIDELAKGKSMDKILRS from the coding sequence ATGTCGACACGCCCCATCTCACAATTGCTGTTCACCACCGTCTATCCGCTCTACGTGCAAAAGGCAGAGCGCAAAAACCGCACAAAGGAAGAGGTGGACGCGATTATCTGCTGGTTGACGGGCTACACCCGTGATGACCTGGTTCGCTATGCGAACGTCAACATCAATTTCCAGGCCTTTTTCGACCAGGCGCCGGCGATCCATCCCAAGAGTTCGGAGATCAAGGGCGTCGTGTGTGGCGTTAGAGTGGAGGAGATCCAGGATCCCATTACCCAAAAAATAAGGTGGCTTGACAAGTTGATCGATGAACTTGCCAAGGGAAAATCCATGGATAAGATTTTGCGCTCATGA
- a CDS encoding aldo/keto reductase → MAGTTRRDLFKLGAAAGAGLVAARLGAVEEALAPSLSPAPAGGAPFNPATAATMPTRNLGRTGHKVGLFSLGGQAAIEKPDNEAAAVRIIERALDLGVNYLDTSARYGGDARWSEQYFGKVMKRRRREAFLATKTHDRTADGSLRLLETSLKLLQTDHVDLWQLHAMSTLDDVEKVCAKGGALEAFQKARDQKLVRFLGLSGHTDPDVLAEAIRRFPFDCVLMALNAADAWHLPFQKTLLPLAVEKEMGIIAMKIPARGRILAGVQPPPPDQQRGPAKHDRPGTLTMPEALRYTLTHPVSTAIIGVDNLAQLEENVRIARDFLPLNAAEMEALEQKVKPVYGQASWYKRDAPANPGK, encoded by the coding sequence ATGGCCGGCACCACCCGACGCGACCTGTTCAAGCTGGGCGCCGCCGCAGGCGCGGGCCTCGTCGCCGCCCGCCTGGGCGCCGTGGAAGAGGCCCTTGCCCCGTCCCTTTCCCCCGCGCCGGCGGGTGGCGCTCCCTTCAACCCGGCCACCGCCGCGACCATGCCCACCCGCAACCTGGGCCGCACAGGCCACAAGGTGGGCCTTTTCAGCCTGGGCGGCCAGGCGGCCATCGAGAAGCCGGACAACGAGGCGGCCGCCGTCCGGATCATCGAGCGGGCCCTGGACCTGGGCGTGAACTACCTGGACACCTCCGCCCGCTACGGGGGCGACGCGCGGTGGAGCGAGCAGTACTTCGGGAAGGTGATGAAGCGCCGCCGCCGGGAGGCCTTCCTCGCCACCAAGACCCACGACCGCACGGCCGACGGCTCCCTCCGCCTGCTGGAGACCTCCCTGAAGCTGCTCCAGACGGACCACGTCGACCTGTGGCAGCTCCACGCCATGAGCACCCTGGACGACGTGGAGAAGGTCTGCGCCAAGGGCGGCGCCCTGGAGGCCTTCCAGAAAGCCCGTGACCAGAAGCTGGTGCGCTTCCTGGGCCTCAGCGGCCACACCGACCCCGACGTCCTGGCCGAAGCCATCCGCCGCTTCCCCTTCGACTGCGTCCTGATGGCCCTCAACGCCGCCGATGCCTGGCACCTGCCCTTCCAGAAGACCCTCCTCCCCCTCGCCGTGGAAAAGGAGATGGGCATCATCGCCATGAAGATCCCCGCCCGCGGCCGCATCCTTGCCGGCGTCCAGCCTCCGCCCCCCGACCAGCAGCGCGGCCCCGCCAAACACGACCGCCCCGGCACCCTCACCATGCCCGAGGCCCTGCGCTACACCCTCACCCACCCCGTCAGCACCGCCATCATCGGTGTGGACAACCTCGCCCAGCTGGAAGAGAACGTGAGAATCGCTAGAGATTTCTTGCCCCTGAACGCCGCCGAGATGGAGGCCCTGGAGCAGAAGGTGAAACCGGTCTATGGGCAGGCGTCGTGGTACAAGCGGGATGCGCCGGCGAATCCGGGGAAATGA
- a CDS encoding di-heme oxidoredictase family protein gives MKLDQRLLLPLCLGPLLLVSCNSSDDAKPAAPPAALSEEYYAGGLMGTVFNTTASCYQQPSPAVTDLAAFRRGEAFFDTPYVIGNGTPFSGLGPVYIRKSCVSCHPGYGRGRRQTDLNVESGNGYLVFVHNPDGSICTGFTNMLQTHAVAPFIPPVERVDVAWNLFVDAYNNKYPDGTPYNEGLPYQGTLISPTASLVNCILPLPNNYRVSLEATIGIPGTALLDAIADETIMAEYDRQQAAPGSIKGQHGPWITEPFDGKPHLGKFTFNCARATLENGPGINALYSIFNLTRKDKPKNYLTPEWVNKMLELGIVDAAGAADLLADQPEEITQSDVKDFMIWHRGLAVPAARNLDDATVKEGKNLFFSAKCNECHKPSWTTGTYAAMPGYSNQKIWPYTDLLMHDMGEENKGRTRLFRTTPLWGRGLMKIAANHTDMFHDLRARNFEEAILWHFGEGTASREAFRNMTKSQRAALIKFLEAI, from the coding sequence ATGAAACTTGATCAGCGCCTTCTGCTTCCGCTGTGCCTGGGCCCGCTCCTCCTGGTCTCCTGCAATTCGTCCGACGACGCGAAGCCCGCCGCGCCCCCCGCCGCCCTGTCCGAGGAATACTACGCGGGCGGGCTCATGGGGACCGTCTTCAACACCACCGCCAGCTGCTATCAGCAGCCCTCCCCCGCCGTCACCGACCTGGCGGCCTTCCGCCGCGGCGAAGCGTTCTTCGACACGCCCTACGTCATCGGCAACGGCACGCCCTTCTCGGGCCTCGGACCCGTCTACATCCGGAAGAGCTGCGTGAGCTGCCACCCCGGCTATGGGCGCGGCCGGCGCCAGACCGACCTCAACGTGGAGAGCGGCAACGGCTACCTCGTGTTCGTCCACAACCCCGATGGAAGCATCTGCACCGGCTTCACCAACATGCTGCAGACCCACGCCGTCGCGCCCTTCATCCCGCCGGTGGAGCGCGTGGACGTCGCCTGGAACCTCTTCGTCGACGCCTACAACAACAAGTACCCCGACGGCACGCCCTACAACGAAGGCCTCCCGTACCAGGGGACCCTGATCTCCCCGACCGCCTCCCTGGTCAACTGCATCCTGCCGCTGCCCAACAACTACCGGGTCAGCCTGGAAGCGACCATTGGAATCCCGGGCACCGCGTTGCTGGACGCCATCGCCGACGAGACGATCATGGCCGAATACGACCGGCAGCAGGCCGCGCCGGGCTCCATCAAGGGCCAGCACGGACCGTGGATCACCGAGCCCTTCGACGGCAAGCCGCACCTCGGCAAGTTCACGTTCAACTGCGCCCGTGCCACCCTGGAAAACGGCCCCGGCATCAACGCCCTCTACAGCATTTTCAACCTCACCCGGAAGGACAAGCCCAAGAACTACCTCACGCCCGAGTGGGTGAACAAGATGCTGGAGCTGGGCATCGTCGACGCGGCGGGCGCCGCGGACCTCCTGGCCGACCAGCCGGAAGAGATCACCCAGAGCGACGTGAAGGACTTCATGATCTGGCACCGCGGCCTGGCCGTGCCCGCCGCCCGGAACCTGGACGACGCCACCGTCAAGGAAGGGAAGAACCTGTTCTTCAGCGCCAAGTGCAACGAGTGCCACAAGCCCTCCTGGACCACCGGCACCTACGCCGCCATGCCCGGCTACTCCAACCAGAAGATCTGGCCCTACACCGACCTCCTGATGCACGACATGGGCGAGGAGAACAAAGGCCGCACCCGCCTGTTCCGGACCACCCCCCTCTGGGGCCGTGGCCTGATGAAGATCGCCGCCAACCACACCGACATGTTCCACGACCTCCGCGCAAGGAACTTCGAAGAAGCCATCCTCTGGCACTTCGGAGAAGGCACCGCCTCCCGCGAAGCCTTCCGAAACATGACCAAGAGCCAGCGGGCAGCGCTGATCAAGTTCTTGGAAGCGATCTAA
- a CDS encoding VOC family protein → MINQIFLTLPVADLQRSVTFFKALGFTHNPQFSDDTAACIVISDAISVMLGTHAKFREFTPKAVCDTSQAVEVLISLSCESREEVDELVAKALAAGGSTYDKPEDFGFMYTHSFVDLDGHGWGVLHMVSQPESQ, encoded by the coding sequence ATGATCAACCAGATTTTCCTTACCCTCCCTGTCGCTGATCTCCAGAGGTCGGTCACCTTCTTCAAGGCGCTCGGATTTACTCACAATCCGCAATTCAGCGATGACACGGCTGCGTGCATCGTCATCAGCGATGCGATTTCTGTCATGTTGGGAACTCACGCCAAGTTCCGTGAGTTCACGCCTAAAGCCGTCTGCGATACCAGTCAGGCCGTCGAGGTTTTGATATCTCTCAGTTGTGAGAGCCGCGAAGAGGTTGATGAATTGGTCGCCAAAGCCCTTGCTGCTGGTGGTTCAACCTACGACAAACCCGAGGATTTTGGGTTCATGTACACCCACAGCTTCGTCGACCTAGATGGCCACGGTTGGGGGGTGCTCCACATGGTTTCCCAGCCTGAATCACAGTGA
- a CDS encoding DUF1153 domain-containing protein: MSQTQPLPEGNIQRWTAKRKAAVVLDLIKGKITAADAARQHGLTVAELEQWKDDFLSQGTEALRTHPRDREAQWEAEKQRLQAKVGELALEVDILKKAHRILGKDLPEGIS; this comes from the coding sequence ATGTCCCAAACCCAACCCCTCCCCGAAGGGAATATCCAGCGATGGACGGCCAAAAGGAAGGCCGCCGTCGTTCTGGACCTGATCAAGGGAAAGATCACGGCCGCCGATGCCGCCCGCCAGCACGGGCTGACCGTGGCCGAGTTGGAGCAGTGGAAGGACGACTTCCTCAGCCAGGGCACGGAGGCCCTGCGCACCCACCCACGGGACCGCGAGGCCCAGTGGGAGGCCGAGAAGCAGCGCCTGCAAGCCAAGGTCGGCGAGCTGGCGCTGGAGGTGGACATCCTAAAAAAAGCGCATCGCATTCTCGGCAAGGACTTGCCGGAAGGGATCTCGTGA
- a CDS encoding YdeI family protein — protein MLLTTTLEPKTRKAWRNWLEQYHAKEKEIWLVFTKAHVGQPAFSYKDALSEALCFGWIDGVRQRIDDEKYAQRFSPRTKSSKWSAVNLSLAKELQVAGLLAPSGVASLSHAECSQADSSNPSEPFPPVWFMTAIQADPVAWTHFQNLPLSHQRRYVGWISAAKRDDTRGKRISEAISLLRENKRLGLGPGEVRK, from the coding sequence ATGTTACTCACGACCACGCTTGAACCTAAAACTCGGAAGGCTTGGCGCAACTGGCTTGAACAGTATCACGCTAAAGAAAAGGAGATTTGGCTGGTTTTCACAAAAGCCCATGTGGGTCAGCCAGCTTTTTCTTATAAAGATGCCTTGTCGGAGGCCCTTTGTTTCGGCTGGATCGACGGGGTACGCCAGCGAATCGACGACGAGAAGTATGCCCAACGTTTTTCCCCACGAACGAAGTCCTCTAAATGGTCCGCGGTCAATCTCTCGCTGGCCAAAGAACTGCAAGTGGCGGGGCTTCTCGCACCGTCCGGCGTTGCTTCACTCAGCCACGCGGAGTGCTCCCAGGCTGATTCCAGCAATCCCTCTGAACCTTTCCCCCCTGTCTGGTTTATGACCGCCATTCAGGCCGACCCCGTTGCATGGACCCATTTCCAGAACTTGCCTCTCTCCCATCAGCGGCGGTATGTCGGCTGGATCTCAGCGGCCAAGCGCGACGATACGCGAGGAAAGCGGATTTCCGAAGCCATCAGCCTCCTCAGAGAAAACAAGCGCCTCGGGTTGGGCCCAGGGGAAGTGCGGAAATGA
- a CDS encoding S46 family peptidase: protein MRLTALALLLALPALRADEGMWTFDNIPVQKIKAKYGVALEPSWLKNLQLATVRFPNGTGAFVSRDGLVVTNHHVGRDAIAQMSTAAADLVRDGFTAATRAQEIKVPGLELMMLVSMEDVTAKVNGAVKPGATDQEALTARRNALADLRKADEAKTGLTCEPVTLYQGGEYWLYRYRKFTDVRLAAAPELQVAAFGGDPDNYTYPRHNLDFALFRVYEDGKPYRPDAILPFSAKGASMGELTFISGHPGTTYRQQTHAQMAYARETGIPFQLRAIERQKQALLALSATSPEARRLAAEAIYSLENGHKRLSGQLLGLSKPENLAKVAEAEAALKAAVAKDPALQARVGGSWDRVAQAVARQKALLAEATYLDTGRATLVGRVAALRHAIALVRLADETAKPSAERLSEFSEGNLKATRAQLLSPRPVHKAIDQALLAAGLEEARQALGDGHPFVKAVLGGRTPEAVAKAAVEGTKLDDAAVRRQLAEGGKAVLDASADPMIRLAKAIDPFSRAIRKQMEAEVTGVFNEQGGRIAEARFKVFGKALYPDATFTLRLGYGPVATYANGTGTLAQPFTTYMGMFDRHLGWGGNAAAAEGGVWTLPQRWLDRQVKLDLATPFNFIYACDTVGGNSGSPVVNVKGEFVGINFDSVYEGQGGYYVYDADTKRAVATDVRAILEALRKIMDAGHLADEALGK, encoded by the coding sequence ATGCGCCTCACCGCCCTTGCCCTGCTCCTGGCCCTGCCCGCGCTGCGCGCGGACGAGGGGATGTGGACCTTCGACAACATCCCCGTGCAGAAGATCAAGGCGAAGTACGGCGTGGCGCTGGAGCCTTCCTGGCTGAAGAACCTCCAGCTCGCCACGGTGCGCTTCCCCAATGGGACGGGGGCGTTCGTCAGCCGCGATGGGCTGGTGGTTACCAACCACCACGTGGGCCGTGACGCCATCGCCCAGATGTCCACCGCGGCGGCGGACCTGGTGCGGGACGGCTTCACCGCCGCCACCCGCGCTCAGGAGATCAAGGTGCCCGGCCTCGAGCTGATGATGCTGGTCTCCATGGAAGACGTGACGGCGAAGGTGAATGGCGCCGTGAAGCCCGGCGCCACGGACCAGGAGGCCCTGACGGCCCGGCGCAACGCCCTGGCGGACCTGCGGAAGGCCGACGAGGCGAAGACCGGCCTCACCTGCGAGCCCGTGACCCTCTACCAGGGCGGCGAATACTGGCTGTACCGCTATCGGAAGTTCACGGACGTGCGCCTGGCCGCGGCTCCCGAGCTGCAGGTGGCGGCCTTCGGCGGCGACCCCGACAACTACACCTACCCGCGCCACAACCTGGACTTCGCGCTGTTCCGCGTCTATGAAGACGGCAAGCCCTACCGCCCCGACGCCATCCTGCCCTTCAGCGCCAAGGGCGCGTCCATGGGTGAGTTGACCTTCATCTCGGGCCATCCCGGCACCACCTACCGCCAGCAGACCCACGCCCAGATGGCCTACGCTCGGGAGACCGGCATCCCCTTCCAGCTGCGCGCCATCGAGCGCCAGAAGCAGGCGCTCCTCGCGCTGTCCGCCACGTCTCCCGAGGCCAGGCGCCTGGCCGCCGAGGCCATCTACAGCCTGGAGAACGGCCACAAGCGCCTGAGCGGCCAGCTGCTGGGCCTCTCCAAGCCCGAGAACCTGGCGAAGGTGGCCGAAGCCGAAGCCGCGCTGAAGGCGGCCGTGGCCAAGGACCCCGCGCTGCAGGCCCGCGTGGGCGGGAGCTGGGACCGTGTGGCCCAGGCCGTGGCGCGCCAGAAGGCGCTGCTCGCGGAGGCCACCTACCTCGATACCGGCCGCGCCACGCTGGTCGGGCGCGTGGCCGCGCTGCGCCACGCCATCGCCCTGGTGCGCCTCGCCGACGAGACCGCCAAGCCCTCCGCCGAGCGCCTGAGCGAATTCAGCGAGGGCAACCTCAAGGCCACCCGGGCCCAGCTGCTCTCCCCCCGGCCCGTGCACAAGGCCATCGACCAGGCCCTCCTGGCCGCGGGCCTCGAAGAGGCGCGGCAGGCGCTGGGCGATGGCCATCCCTTCGTGAAAGCCGTGCTGGGCGGACGGACGCCCGAGGCCGTGGCCAAGGCCGCCGTAGAGGGCACGAAGCTGGATGACGCGGCGGTGCGCCGGCAGCTCGCCGAGGGCGGAAAGGCGGTGCTGGACGCCTCCGCGGATCCCATGATCCGGCTGGCGAAGGCGATCGACCCCTTCAGCCGCGCCATCCGCAAGCAGATGGAAGCCGAGGTCACCGGCGTGTTCAACGAGCAGGGCGGGCGCATCGCCGAGGCGCGGTTCAAGGTCTTCGGCAAGGCCCTCTATCCCGACGCCACTTTCACCCTGCGCCTGGGCTACGGTCCCGTCGCCACCTACGCCAACGGGACGGGCACCCTGGCCCAGCCGTTCACCACCTACATGGGGATGTTCGACCGCCACCTGGGCTGGGGCGGCAACGCGGCCGCGGCCGAAGGCGGCGTGTGGACGCTGCCCCAGCGCTGGCTGGACCGCCAGGTGAAGCTGGACCTCGCCACGCCCTTCAACTTCATCTACGCCTGCGACACCGTGGGCGGCAACAGTGGCAGCCCCGTGGTGAACGTCAAGGGCGAGTTCGTGGGCATCAACTTCGACAGCGTCTACGAAGGGCAGGGCGGGTACTACGTCTACGACGCCGACACCAAGCGCGCCGTCGCCACCGACGTCCGGGCCATCCTCGAAGCCCTCCGCAAGATCATGGACGCCGGGCACCTGGCGGACGAGGCGCTGGGCAAGTAG
- a CDS encoding IS3 family transposase, producing the protein MGGREAAPASQGRRAGAGGGHPKKSASHSRQGLAGRDLVNAVRCDVLEAGMEIPMTRLCRVLGVPRSTVYHQPKVEKLHRPVDEALARTVHEIIQAHPTFGIRRVWAWLRYRLGQSTNRKKIHRLMRIKGWSCRQRAVGKRPRVPGSKSIAPFPNQRWSTDIALVECGVDGWCAFVPVLDCCTREVLGWSLDRTARAQNAERALEEALIHRFGWTHGAPPGLALRHDNGLVFGSRAYRALVKDYGLKQEYITPYTPEQNGLCERFIRSFKEECAWLHRFQDIREARAVIARYIDHFNTQRPHQALAYRTPREAFLNPQPAA; encoded by the coding sequence GTGGGAGGCCGAGAAGCAGCGCCTGCAAGCCAAGGTCGGCGAGCTGGCGCTGGAGGTGGACATCCTAAAAAAAGCGCATCGCATTCTCGGCAAGGACTTGCCGGAAGGGATCTCGTGAATGCGGTGCGGTGCGATGTGCTGGAGGCGGGGATGGAGATCCCGATGACTCGCCTCTGCCGGGTGCTCGGTGTGCCGCGCTCCACGGTCTACCACCAGCCCAAGGTGGAGAAGCTGCATCGCCCGGTGGACGAGGCCCTGGCCAGGACCGTCCACGAGATCATCCAGGCCCACCCGACCTTCGGCATCCGGCGGGTATGGGCCTGGTTGAGGTATCGCCTGGGTCAGTCCACCAATCGCAAGAAGATCCACCGCCTCATGCGGATCAAGGGCTGGAGCTGCCGCCAGCGGGCCGTGGGGAAGCGCCCAAGGGTGCCGGGGTCGAAATCCATTGCCCCGTTCCCCAACCAGCGCTGGTCCACGGACATCGCCCTGGTGGAATGCGGGGTTGATGGTTGGTGCGCGTTCGTGCCCGTCCTGGACTGCTGCACCCGCGAAGTCCTGGGCTGGAGCCTGGATCGAACGGCCAGGGCCCAGAATGCGGAACGCGCTCTGGAAGAAGCCCTGATCCACCGGTTCGGATGGACCCACGGCGCACCGCCGGGCCTCGCCCTCCGCCATGACAATGGCCTCGTGTTCGGCTCCCGGGCCTACCGGGCTCTGGTCAAGGACTACGGCCTGAAGCAGGAATACATCACGCCCTATACCCCCGAGCAGAACGGCTTGTGCGAGCGGTTCATCCGTTCGTTCAAGGAAGAGTGCGCCTGGCTCCACCGGTTCCAGGACATCCGCGAAGCCCGCGCCGTCATCGCCCGATACATCGACCACTTCAACACCCAGAGGCCCCACCAGGCCTTGGCCTACCGGACGCCCCGAGAGGCGTTCCTCAACCCCCAACCCGCTGCCTGA